Proteins from one Esox lucius isolate fEsoLuc1 chromosome 19, fEsoLuc1.pri, whole genome shotgun sequence genomic window:
- the ces2b gene encoding fatty acyl-CoA hydrolase precursor, medium chain isoform X2, translated as MKGAARLLRFSLSLGSLFLYTLAESNAPVVQTKLGGLRGQYVSVKGNEKVVQAYLGVPFAKAPVGPLRLAPPQTVERWKGVRDATQQPFMCLQNIQITKDLYSNLSIKVEFPKVSEDCLYLNIYSPVKPVENTKLPVMVWIHGGGFTLGSASAYDGSALAAYQDVVVVLIQYRLGLMGFFSTGDKYAPGNMGLLDQVEALRWIQEHIHNFGGDSKSVTIFGESAGGMSVSLLLLSPLSAGLFHRAIAESGTAALNIIYQTNPLPVAQAMANMSGCDSTNTEKMVDCVRKLTTDDILNIHKQNPMLGFGVRVDGQFLPRSAMEIFHDHEMHKVPFMTGANDDEGGWLMAKFFAPPGWEHGVDRVNVMPVLAMQYTESKDQWIAELIADEYMGTSGNRVKNRNGFTELIGDNMFIIPALKTANFHRDAGAPVYLYEFQQTPSMFKKTRPGFVGSDHGDELLFVFGFCFTTSHIEMDAKCTEEDEQLSRLMMRYWGNFARTGSPNGVGLVQWPQYGPEGDYLAIGLEQVPGQHLRRDRFTFMTETVPRNCS; from the exons ATGAAGGGAGCTGCACGTCTGCTAAGATTCTCTCTGTCATTGGGTTCATTGTTTCTGTATACTTTGGCCGAATCCAATG CTCCTGTGGTCCAGACCAAACTGGGAGGTCTGCGAGGGCAGTATGTTAGCGTAAAGGGGAACGAGAAGGTTGTACAGGCCTACCTTGGCGTGCCTTTTGCCAAAGCACCTGTTGGTCCCCTGAGACTGGCTCCGCCCCAGACTGTGGAGAGATGGAAGGGCGTGAGGGATGCCACTCAGCAGCCTTTCAT GTGTCTTCAAAACATACAAATTACAAAAGACCTTTACTCCAATTTATCCATCAAAGTGGAATTCCCAAAGGTGTCAGAAGATTGCCTTTACCTCAACATTTACAGCCCGGTTAAACCGGTTGAGAATACCAAGCTTCCT GTCATGGTTTGGATCCATGGTGGAGGATTCACCTTAGGCTCTGCATCAGCATATGATGGTTCTGCTTTGGCTGCTTACCAGGATGTAGTTGTGGTGCTGATCCAGTACCGTTTGGGTTTGATGGGGTTCTTCAG TACAGGAGACAAATATGCCCCAGGGAACATGGGACTACTTGACCAGGTGGAAGCATTACGGTGGATCCAGGAGCACATCCACAACTTTGGAGGTGACTCTAAGTCAGTGACCATTTTTGGAGAATCTGCCGGTGGGATGAGTGTATCACTATTG CTTCTCTCTCCATTGTCGGCTGGTCTGTTCCATCGGGCGATAGCTGAGAGTGGTACTGCAGCTTTGAACATTATCTACCAAACCAATCCTTTGCCTGTGGCCCAG GCAATGGCAAACATGTCTGGCTGTGACAGCACCAACACAGAGAAGATGGTAGACTGTGTGAGGAAGTTGACCACCGATGACATTTTGAACATTCACAAACAG AATCCAATGCTAGGATTTGGTGTGAGAGTTGATGGGCAATTCTTGCCCAGATCGGCAATGGAGATTTTCCATGACCATGAGATGCACAAGGTCCCATTTATGACTGGTGCTAATGACGACGAAGGTGGCTGGTTAATGGCAAAG TTCTTTGCTCCTCCAGGATGGGAGCACGGTGTGGACCGTGTGAATGTGATGCCTGTTTTGGCCATGCAGTACACTGAA TCTAAGGATCAGTGGATTGCTGAGCTCATAGCAGATGAATACATGGGTACTTCTGGAAATCGTGTGAAAAACCGTAATGGATTCACTGAGCTGATTGGGGACAATATGTTTATCATACCTGCCCTTAAAACGGCGAATTTCCACAGAG ATGCAGGGGCGCCTGTGTACCTGTATGAGTTCCAGCAAACACCCAGCATGTTCAAGAAAACCAGGCCAGGTTTTGTTGGTTCTGACCATGGAGATgagcttttgtttgtttttgggttCTGCTTCACAACATCACATATTGAAATGGATG CCAAATGTACAGAGGAAGATGAACAACTAAGCAGACTCATGATGAGATACTGGGGTAACTTTGCTCGTACAGG gtcccCTAACGGGGTTGGTCTGGTTCAATGGCCACAGTATGGACCAGAAGGGGATTACTTGGCGATTGGGTTGGAGCAGGTACCTGGCCAACACCTGAGGAGGGACCGCTTCACATTCATGACAGAAACTGTTCCTAGAAACTGCTCTTGA